In Armatimonadota bacterium, the following are encoded in one genomic region:
- a CDS encoding TolC family protein, with translation MLAAYLGVVLMVAAAAPPAPAAVPSPAALPDRPLSLDDCVVIALAHNPQITASQQGVIAAEAGLTRARSSYYPQLSLDSVEGFTGSTLGNADSRQDLDLTARLTLWRRGRAENVAVSATSLHASELGHVSTVRDLVQQVAGNYYAVLAAHELLAVAQGGVESAQSHLEQVKARAALGAAAEVDVFPADDDLARAELDLIDARSDVRLALARLKNTLGVPPDTALDLAPAAPAVAGEFPPLAEALQTARTRRSELMQAEAVTRASRYAVTLARIGRGPLLDVSAQYDRGYADWNALDPAWGFLLTASWPLFDGYATRSDETSARAQLSRSEANLQQAINQVGLEVENALVEAERTRERVDASAKSVAAAQARLAAAEGKYHQGVGILLEVIDARVAVTSALANQVRARYDHQTALVNLQRAIGTLAPPAAAPAGG, from the coding sequence ATGCTGGCAGCGTATCTCGGCGTCGTGCTGATGGTGGCGGCCGCCGCGCCGCCTGCTCCGGCGGCGGTGCCCTCCCCGGCGGCGCTCCCGGACCGCCCCCTGTCCCTCGACGATTGCGTGGTCATCGCCCTCGCGCACAACCCGCAGATCACGGCCTCGCAGCAGGGCGTGATCGCGGCCGAGGCGGGCCTCACTCGCGCCCGCAGCAGCTACTACCCCCAGCTTTCGCTCGACTCCGTGGAGGGCTTCACCGGCAGCACCCTCGGCAACGCCGATAGCCGCCAGGACCTCGACCTCACGGCGCGCCTGACGCTGTGGCGGCGGGGCCGCGCGGAAAACGTGGCGGTGAGCGCCACCTCGCTGCACGCCTCCGAGCTCGGCCACGTGTCAACCGTCCGCGACCTGGTGCAGCAGGTAGCGGGCAACTACTACGCGGTGCTCGCGGCGCACGAGCTGCTGGCGGTGGCGCAGGGAGGCGTGGAGTCCGCGCAATCCCACCTGGAGCAGGTCAAGGCGCGCGCGGCCCTGGGCGCCGCCGCCGAGGTGGACGTCTTTCCCGCCGACGACGACCTCGCGCGCGCCGAGCTCGATCTCATTGACGCCCGCAGCGATGTGCGCCTGGCGCTGGCGCGGCTCAAGAACACCCTGGGCGTGCCGCCGGACACGGCGTTGGACCTGGCACCGGCGGCGCCCGCAGTCGCCGGCGAGTTCCCACCGCTGGCGGAGGCGCTGCAGACCGCGCGCACCCGACGGTCGGAGCTCATGCAGGCCGAGGCGGTCACGCGCGCCAGCCGCTACGCGGTGACCCTGGCGCGGATCGGCCGCGGCCCCCTACTCGACGTCTCCGCTCAATACGACCGGGGATACGCCGACTGGAATGCGCTCGACCCGGCGTGGGGCTTTCTGCTCACGGCGTCCTGGCCGCTGTTCGACGGCTACGCGACCCGCTCCGATGAGACCTCCGCGCGGGCGCAGTTGAGCCGCAGCGAGGCCAACCTCCAGCAGGCCATCAATCAGGTGGGGTTGGAGGTCGAGAACGCCCTGGTGGAGGCGGAACGCACGCGCGAGCGCGTGGATGCGAGCGCCAAGTCGGTGGCCGCGGCCCAGGCGCGCTTGGCCGCCGCCGAGGGCAAGTACCACCAGGGCGTGGGCATCCTGCTCGAGGTCATAGACGCCCGCGTCGCCGTCACCAGTGCGCTCGCCAACCAGGTGCGGGCGCGCTACGATCACCAGACCGCGCTGGTGAACCTGCAGCGGGCCATCGGCACGCTGGCGCCGCCGGCCGCCGCCCCGGCGGGGGGATGA